In Anomaloglossus baeobatrachus isolate aAnoBae1 chromosome 6, aAnoBae1.hap1, whole genome shotgun sequence, the genomic stretch TGATTCTTTTAGCCCCAGCAAAAGTGATGAGAGTCCCGACATCTAATGCACACCACCGGCTTGTTTCCTGACCGAAATGGAAAACTGCAgcgtttttgacactttttttcAACATTGGAAGTAAAGAAAAAGTGCAAAAATGCCACATGTGACCTCTTCTTATTTTGCCTTATGTACAAGTCAAGAAAGAAAGTTTCCTAACACGGATTTTATAGGAAAAAGTGTTATCTTCGGTTtggaatgttttattgtcagtccgtaaaagagGCGCAATAATCTGACAACATGGTTCTCATTGGAGACAAAAAAAGGACTCAACTTAGGATAAGATAAATGTCAGGACATGAATTCTCATCTTTACACTTTCTCACCTTGCTCAGACTAATACAGATTTCATCCACAGACActtcatcaccaagatccagagaaCAAAGCCTCACATCCTGCAAAATATAGAAACAATTATATATAGAGAAGAAGAAACCAATAATAAATCAGAGAAATTACAAATATAAATCACACATTACAGCCTATAGAAAAAGAGGAAAGAAAGTAACAAATGCACAAAACACAGAACAATAAAAGTCAGGACCACAAGTGATATATTGCCTATGTTATcccaatagtagttatattcttgtacataggaacagtattatagtagttatattcttgtacatagggggcagtattatagtagttatattcttgtatataggggcagtattatagtagttatattcttgtacataggggcagtattatagtagttatattcttgtacataggggcagtattatagtagttatattcttgtacataggggcagtattatagtagttatattcttgtacataggagcagtattatagtaattatattcttgtacataggggacagtattatagtagttatattcttgcacataggggcagtattatagtagttatattcttgtacatagtggcagtattatagtagttacattcttgtacataggagcagtattatagtagttatattcttgtacatagggggcagtattatagtagttatattcttgtacataggagcagtattatagtagttatattcttgtacataggggcagaataatagtagttatattcttgtacataggagcagtattatagtagttatattcttgtacataggggacagtattatagtagttatattcttgtacataggagcagtattatagtagttatattcttgtacataggggtggtattatagtagttatattcttgtacatagcggcagtattatagtagttatattcttgtacataggagcagtattatagtagttatattcttgtacataggggcagaattatagtagttatattcttgtacataggagcagtattatagtagttatattcttgtacataggggacagtattatagtagttatattcttgtacataggagcagtattatagtagttatattcttgtacataggggcagtattatagtagttatattcttgtacataggggacagtattatagtagttatattcttgtacataggggcagtattatagtagttatattcttgtacataggggacagtattatagtagttatattcttgtacataggagcagtactatagtagttatattcttgtacataggagcagtattatagtagttatattcttgtacataggggcagtattatagtagttatattcttgtacataggggcagtattatagtagttatattcttgtacataggggcagtattatagtagttatattcttgtacataggagcagtattatagtagttatattcttgtacataggggcagtattatagtagttatattcttgtacataggggacagtattatagtagttatattcttgtacataggggcagtattatattagttatattcttgtacataggaacagtattataatagttatattcttgtacatagggggcagtattatagtagttatattcttgtacatagtggcagtattatagtagttatattcttgtacataggaacagtattatagtagttatattcttgtacatacggggcagtattatagtagttatattcttgtacataaggggcagtattatagctgtTTTATCTCGTATTCTGGTGTATATATAAAGTATCGCTGAGCAGGGAGTCAGCACAGACGTTATCTCTATATTTCTCTGATgaaatatagtgtgtatgtatatatatatgtgctgtATGCAGTATATATTTGCGCTTTTTCTCGGTGTTTCCGTTACTCACTCCGTTCGGCTTGAAGTCACACCGGGATAGATCCGGGTTGTCAGATTTCGGGCACACCGTCTCTTTAATGATGAAGGTTTTCCTCTCTTTATTGTCCTGTGGGAAGTGATAACAGTAGATATTTCTCGTTACACTGATACATTGTTGTAGGAAGTTACAATCTCTTCTCAGTGAGAATTGTTATTATCGTTTTCTTTTATCAGCAGCTCTTATAGGATGAGAATCTTTTGTGATGTTATAAGTAATATCTCAGTAATTCCAAGTTCTTTTGTTGTTGAGTCTTATACTGCGGTCACACagagggccaccactaggaatttcagggccccatacttgtaaaatttctgggcccccttgagactccgcccaggttcTACCCCAGCTCCTCCTCCACCCCTAAAACCTTCCACATTCTCACTACGATTCTTggaaaaaacgtgtgtgtgtgtgtgtatgtataaatatattgtacacacagtcatggcaaaaagtgttagcacccttgaagttgttccggaaaattaagtatttccctcaaaaaagttaataatacaccccctacaccgccaccctccataatacacactctacatcgcccttctccataatatcttTCCGACATTGCCTCATGTATAACATCCCCCACAATGcctctgtgtataatatcccccccacacacactgctcctctgtataatatcccccccacacaccaaCTATGTATAAAATCCCTCAACAGACTGCTCtctgtatagcatctctcaagtatGTTGTACTTTTGTATACTATTACTACACATAAGCTGCCCTTttttatatatatcctcacacacacacactgcccctctgtatatcaccTCACACTTTACCCCTCTGCATACtattcaccccacacacacattgccctatatatgtccccatcctggtctattTCTCCCTTTCCcaacatatatgtccccatcagcacctcctggtgtatatatatcaccctcctgggcacattctgatatatatgtccccatcctggtttttgtccccttcctggcatATTTGTCCTCCTGCTTGTATTTATGCCCtcttcctgggcccatcctggtgtgtgtgtgtgtgtgtgtgtgtgtatgtatgtatgtatgtatgtatgtgtatatatatatatatatatatatatatatatatatatatatatatatatatatatataaaatctccctaCTGGGCAAATTatagcatatatgtccccatccttctctcttccccctccctggtgtatatgtcctccttcttctaTATATGTGTCCTTCCTAGACCTCTTCTTGTATATTTGTCTGCcacaaaaagaacaaaaaaacattttactcaccctccacaGCTCCCACATCATGCAGCATCCTCTCTGAGCTgtgatacatttcagctggatgggcGCCCttcgacacacatccagctgaagcaaggtggGGCTGGGGTCAGTGCCGCCCCACCCATGGCGATCTTCAGTGCCTACCTTTACCCGCTGGATGCTGCGTCCTCCCTACCTCTgcattgcctgcagcagtgtgatgaggttgctgagggatgacctcatcacgctgctgcaagcTGGGCTGCGTAATGACTTGCCAGCACCCTGTTCTGCTCCACTGACCTTATTTCcgccacgtggctaatttgcatgcaatgctctAGAAGGGATTCACATGCAAATTagatgtgtgcagtggctgaagcacACTGCCGAGCTCATCTGTTGTgcatgtgactggggcctggtgagaaGTGGGGCCTGGCCAGGGCCCggagcttaataaagctaagtaattacccaggGCCGGCCGGGCAATATACACTAGTCAtagttgtcatgccctgatggcagTCCTgctcacactcacacatcacataTAATCTACATTATAAAGTGAGAATGAAATGCATTCTGGGTAATTATAATCAGTGCTTTACCTCCGGGGGAGCAGTGTGGATCAGGTCCAGGGATTTGTATAAGTATGTGACCCCTTGCTTCTGGTTGTAGCGGTCGGTGATGGCTCTTATTGATCCTCCATCTTTGATCCCGGGCTCCGCAGCCTCAGAGAGACAGACGTGTAAtgtgataacagagagcagcagagACGGCAGCAGAGATGCCCTCCAGCTCCACATCTTCAGGTGTCGGTCAGAGGCAATGTCCGCTCTCCGCTCTGCTCCTCTTGTTTATTATGTGATTATTTCTTCATATTCCTGGCAGATGGTGAAATCCTCactgtcaccgctctgcagacaacAGACTATAATCTGGGGAAACTCGACATCTGAGCTGCTGAAAGAGACAATGTGGAGCAGAACATATTTACCCAAGGCATGGAGGTGGAGGGCCCCTTTAAGGGTAGATTCCTCCCGTATGTGGAGGTGAGTGAGGACGGTCACTTTATGCGTTTTCATACCTGTCAGGACACTCACCATGGGCTCACATAAAACCTACCATATAGTGTCCATTCTCATCCGTTTTGGGGGTTCCTAGTGCATTTCAGGGGGTAGAACAGAACAGAAGAAGGGCCGGCACTATGGCATATATGGTCTGGAATACTGGAAAAAAAAATCTATCCACTTATATAAAATGTAGAATTTTTACTGGTAGCAAAATAATAGATAGATTTAATACAAAAAAAGATCAAACTTACAGTGTTAAATCAATAGTGAGGACAAAAATGGACGACACATGGAACATACAGTGatggtcaaaagtgttggcaccctcagTGCCAACACTTTCAGGCACACCTGGAATGGGTTAACGTTTTCATTATGTttcgcaccgtggacaaaggaacgtcAAGATCTCGAGATGAAATGAAGTCCTCAgaccgttctcttctcctcttctgttctccatgcttagtgtggcacacacagacacacaatgcagagacaacttctcccctttttatcaggtctcaggtgtgattttcatattgcccacacctgttacttgccacagggaaGTGTGAACAAGCCtcacatgctggaaacaaagttgtttatggTAATTTTGGAAAAGTGTCAACAATTTTATCCGGCCcatttttgtggttttgtgtgaaatgaagTGCAATTAGTTTCTTTTCCTCTGTCTTTTTTTTttgcgttgttccaatacacaaacaggaaataaacatgtgtaagtacaataattatctgggagaaatacttcattttctggaacgatTTCAAGACGCCAAcaccttttgtccatgactgtaagtAATGAAATAAGTACATGAGAAGCAGTGGATTAAAGTCGCACGGTTTACACAATCCATGTAAAAGAGATCTTCTTTCATCCCTAATGACAGTATACTATAAAGCCACTAGATGGCGCCGAAGTACAGACAGTGACAgagtgcacatgtaatatacatcacacgTGTGATTGGATGTTATGTACAATAAGACTGTACATGGAGGGGGAGGCAAGACAATAAAACTGCTGCATGAAAAGACAAGAATAGTAAGAAGAAAACACAAGTAATGTATCAATGCTTGATCATATGGAATGTCCCTGTGAGCAGCGTCGGTGGATGGCCGGGGGGCCCCCAAGCGAGACATAGAGGGGGTCCGCCGACAGTGACATCACTAAAGTGAAACATTCAGGGTTCCGGCCCCGAACTTGTTGCCCAGAGCCACGGATCTCCAGCCTCGCCACATTGAGCTGTGTTGGCATCATTGCCGcagatacagttcaatcctgtgatagAGCATGGAGCAAAAGCTTCTCCCTCCATCACTGCCCGTCCACGAGAGAagcgcggtgacatcactgcctCCGCAGGCCGccagagaagaggagacggaggctGCGGATCCGGGAATCAGGATTGGGGGGTATAAACTTGTTTTATGTGTGTATAttatgtatatgctgtatataggaggctatacgggggctgtgtgggggctcaaacTATATAAAGTAAGatgtgtggggctcctgctgtatataagaagatatgtgggggctcatgttgtatataggaggccaattaggggctcatgctatatataaggagatatgtgtgggctcctgctgtatataggaggctatgtggagtctTATTCTGTatttagggggctatgtggggctcatactgtatatagtaagctatgtgggggctcaggctgcatatagggggctatgtgtgggcccctgctctatataggaggctatgtggagtctTATTCTGTatttagggggctatgtggggctcatactgtatatagtaagctatgtgggggctcaggctgtatatagggggctatgtgtgggcccctgctgtatataggagactataggTGGGCTACTgctatatatagggagctatgttttggctcatgctgtatatagagggatatgtgggggctcatattgtatatagggggttatgtgtggTCTCATTCTGTATATAGCAGGCTTTGTGGGGACTGATACTGTATATagatgctatgtgggggctcatgctgtatataaggggctatgtgctAGCTCAGACtgtatataggatgctatgtgggggcttatgttgtatatagggagctatgtgtcaGTTCCTGCTTTATATTGGAGGCTTTGTGATGGCTCCTGCTGTATACATGGGGCTATGTGGGGGACAAGCTGTATATAGGGAGTAATGTAGGGGCTCCTGCTTTATATAGAGGGTTATGCAGGGGCTTCTGCTGCATATatcaggctatgtgagggcttatgctgtatatagggggcaatatAAGGGCTCCTGCTGcatatagaaggctgtgtggggactcATGTTGTATATAAAGGGCAATATGGGGGCTCCTGCTTTATATAGGAAGCtatatgggggctcctgctgtatataaggggctatgtagggccttatgctgtatatagggggttatatgGGAGCTCATGTTGTATATATGGCAATGTAGTggttcctgctgtatataggaggccataagggggctcatgctgcatataCAGGCTATGCgaaggctcatattgtatatagaaggTTGTGAGTGGGCTCGAATTATATATAGAaggttatgtggggctcatgctgtatattggaGGCAATATGGGGCTCCAGCTGTATATCGGGGCTATGTGGGTGCTCCTACTGTatatggggggctatgtgaggaCTTGCTGTTTATAGGGGTTATGCAGGGAGTCCTGCTGCAGCATACAGTgcgtgcactgggaggattcacaagtccaCAGTCACATAGAGCGGCACACAGAGGGTCTGCAGACcgggggattcacaagtctgcggtcACATAGAGAGGTGCACAGAGGGTCTGCAGACtgggggattcacaagtctgcggtcACATAGAGAGGCACACAGAGGGTCTGCAGACtgggggattcacaagtctgcggtcACATAGAGAGGCACACAGAGGGTCTGCAGACcgggggattcacaagtctgcggttACATAGAGAGGCGCACAGAGGGTCTGCAGACcgggggattcacaagtctgcggtcACATAGAGAGGCACACAGAGGGTCTGCAGACcgggggattcacaagtctgcggtcACATAGAGAGGCGCACAGAGGGTCTGCAGACtgggggattcacaagtctgcggtcACATAGAGAGGCACACAGAGGGTCTGCAGACtgggggattcacaagtctgcggtcacatagagaggcgcacagagggactgcagaccgggggattcacaagtctgcggtcACATAGAGAGGCGCACAGAGGGTCTGCAGACCGGGGGATTCACAAGTCCACAGTCACATAGAGCGGCACACAGAGGGACTGCAGACcgggggattcacaagtctgcagtcacatagagcggCACACAGAGGGTCTGCAGACcgggggattcacaagtctgcggtcACATAGAGCGGCACACAGAGGGTCTGCAGACCGGGTGATTCACAAGTCTGCGGTCACATAGAGCGGCACACAGAGGGTCTGCAGACcgggggattcacaagtctgcggtcACATAGAGAGGCACACAGAGGGTCTGCAAACCGGGGGATTCACAACTCTGCGGTCACATAGAGAGGCGCACAGAGGGTCTGCAGACcgggggattcacaagtctgcggtcacatagagaggcacacagagggactgcagaccgggggattcacaagtctgcggtcACATAGAGAGGCGCACAGAGGGTCTGCAGACcgggggattcacaagtctgcggtcACATAGAGAGGCACACAGAGGGTCTGCAGACcgggggattcacaagtctgcagtcacatagagaggcGCACAGAGGGTCTGCAGACcgggggattcacaagtctgcggtcACATAGAGAGGCACACAGAGGGTCTGCAGACcgggggattcacaagtctgcggtcACATAGAGAGGCGCACAGAGGGTCTGCAGACcgggggattcacaagtctgcggtcACATAGAGAGGCGCACAGAGGGTCTGCAGACtgggggattcacaagtctgcggtcACATAGAGAGGCACACAGAGGGTCTGCAGACtgggggattcacaagtctgcggtcACATAGAGAGGCACACAGAGGGTCTGCAAACcgggggattcacaagtctgcggtcACATAGAGAGGCGCACAGAGGGTCTGCAGACcgggggattcacaagtctgcggtcACATAGAGAGGCACACAGAGGGTCTGCAGACtgggggattcacaagtctgcggtcACATAGAGAGGCACACAGAGGGTCTGCAAACcgggggattcacaagtctgcggtcACATAGAGAGGCGCACAGAGGGTCTGCAGACcgggggattcacaagtctgcggtcACATAGAGAGGCACACAGAGGGTCTGCAGACcgggggattcacaagtctgcggtcACATAGAGAGGCACACAGAGGGTCTTCAGACcgggggattcacaagtctgcggtcACATAGAGAGGCGCACAGAGGGTCTGCAGACcgggggattcacaagtctgcggtcACATAGAGAGGCGCACAGAGGGTCTGCAGACtgggggattcacaagtctgcggtcACATAGAGAGGCGCACAGAGGGTCTGCAGACcgggggattcacaagtctgcggtcACATAGAGCGGCGCACAGAGGGTCTGCAGACcgggggattcacaagtctgcggtcACATAGAGAGGCACACAGAGTGTCTGCAGACcgggggattcacaagtctgcggtcACATAGAGCAGCACACAGAGGGTCTGCAGAGcgggggattcacaagtctgcggtcACATAGAGAGGCGCACAGAGGGTCTGCAGACTGGGGGATTCACAAGTCCACAGTCACATAGAGCGGCACACAGAGGGTCTGCAGACcgggggattcacaagtctgcggtcACATAGAGCGGCACACAGAGGGTCTGCAGACCGGGTGATTCACAAGTCTGCGGTCACATAAAGCGGCACACAGAGGGACTGCAGACcgggggattcacaagtctgcggtcACATAGAGAGGCACACAGAGGGTCTGCAAACcgggggattcacaagtctgcggtcACATAGAGAGGCGCACAGAGGGTCTGCAGACcgggggattcacaagtctgcggtcacatagagaggcacacagagggactgcagaccgggggattcacaagtctgcggtcACATAGAGAGGCGCACAGAGGGTCTGCAGACcgggggattcacaagtctgcggtcACATAGAGAGGCACACAGAGGGTCTGCAGACcgggggattcacaagtctgcagtcacatagagaggcGCACAGAGGGTCTGCAGACcgggggattcacaagtctgcggtcACATAGAGAGGCACACAGAGGGTCTGCAGACcgggggattcacaagtctgcggtcACATAGAGAGGCGCACAGAGGGTCTGCAGACcgggggattcacaagtctgcggtcACATAGAGAGGCGCACAGAGGGTCTGCAGACtgggggattcacaagtctgcggtcACATAGAGAGGCGCACAGAGGGTCTGCAGACcgggggattcacaagtctgcggtcACATAGAGAGGCACACAGAGTGTCTGCAGACcgggggattcacaagtctgcggtcACATAGAGCGGCACACAGAGGGTCTGCAGAGCGGGGGATTAACAAGTCTGCGGTCACATAGATAGGCACACAGAGGGTCTGCAGACtgggggattcacaagtctgcggtcACATAGAGAGGCACACAGAGGGTCTGCAAACcgggggattcacaagtctgcggtcACATAGAGAGGCGCACAGAGGGTCTGCAGACcgggggattcacaagtctgcggtcACATAGAGAGGCACACAGAGGGTCTGCAGACcgggggattcacaagtctgcggtcACATAGAGAGGCACACAGAGGGTCTTCAGACcgggggattcacaagtctgcggtcACATAGAGAGGCGCACAGAGGGTCTGCAGACtgggggattcacaagtctgcggtcACATAGAGAGGCGCACAGAGGGTCTGCAGACcgggggattcacaagtctgcggtcACATAGAGCGGCGCACAGAGGGTCTGCAGACcgggggattcacaagtctgcggtcACATAGAGAGGCACACAGAGTGTCTGCAGACcgggggattcacaagtctgcggtcACATAGAGAGGCGCACAGAGGGTCTGCAGACCaggggattcacaagtctgcggtcACATATAGAGGCACACAGAGGGTCTGCAGACtgggggattcacaagtctgcggtcACATAGAGAGGCACACAGAGTGTCTGCAGACcgggggattcacaagtctgcggtcACATAGAGCAGCACACAGAGGGTCTGCAGAGcgggggattcacaagtctgcggtcACATAGAGAGGCACACAGAGGGTCTGCAGACcgggggattcacaagtctgcggtcACATAGAGCAGCACACAGAGGGTCTGCAGAGTTTTCATTATAGACTGGGTAACACCTTCAGCATTATTACACGATAgggaataatctatatatataactagaaggtggcccgattctacgcatcgggtattctagaatttacgtattgtgtagttcatgtatgatttttgttatatatatatatatatatatatatatatatatatatatatgttgtgtgtagttaccaagtgtttgtgtaggcgctgtacatgttctgggtgttgtctgggtgtgacgggggtgagagcggtgttgtatgtgtgttgcgttgtttgtggagcgctgtgtgtctgtagcattgtgtgttgcgcggtttgtgtgtgtgtggtgtgttttggggggaggtatgttttgtgcaatgtgtgtgttgtgcggtatgtgcgtatatttgtgtgtgccgcggtgtttgtgtgttgggtgttgtgtgtgtgcagcgttgtctgtgtgtgtaggtgtctgtgtagggcagttgtttgtggttcccagtgtgtgtgtgtgtgtgtgtggtgtgttgtgcacttcccattgtgctccatcccccatgcagcgcactccccatcgtgctccatccgccatgctgcgcactcccaaacgtgcaccatccgccatgctgcgcactcccaaacgtgcaccatccgccatgctgcgcactcccaaacgtgcaccatccgccatgctgcgcactcccaaatgtgcaccatccgccatgctgcgcactcccaaacgtgctccatccgccaggctgcgcactcccaaacgtgctccatccgccatgcttcgcactcccaaacgtgctccatccgccatgctgcgcactcccaaacgtgctccatccgccatgctgcgcactcccaaacgtgctccatccgccatgctgcgcactcccaaacgtgctccatccgccatgctgcgcactcccaaacgtgctccatccgccatgctgcacactcccaaacgtgctccatccgccatgctgcacactcccaaacgtgctccatcccccatgctgcgcactcccaaacg encodes the following:
- the LOC142244650 gene encoding cathelicidin-3-like yields the protein MWSWRASLLPSLLLSVITLHVCLSEAAEPGIKDGGSIRAITDRYNQKQGVTYLYKSLDLIHTAPPEDNKERKTFIIKETVCPKSDNPDLSRCDFKPNGDVRLCSLDLGDEVSVDEICISLSKDVRVNRSGRRRCPRRPCYLPGSNSALGVT